One segment of Fructilactobacillus hinvesii DNA contains the following:
- a CDS encoding DHH family phosphoesterase — MSIQTEIYQQIVAANPIIIHRHQRPDPDAIGSQMGLAAIIKASFPDKQVYCVGKQYAGFKDLGTTDEISDETYHDALVVVVDTANQPRVDDQRFATGKKLIKIDHHPNDDQFGDLMWVNDEASSVSEMIYDWYDANPALKLPDHAAEALYTGIVGDTGRFKYPATTSHTFWVASQLAQRDFSTTAVAQKEDEIDVPLAHLAAYVYQNLQITESGAAYVCLTNEIIAQMDLGDDSTSAVVPLPGNIDQVVAWAIFVQQKDGSYRIRLRSKGPSINELAKQHHGGGHPLASGATAVDETEIKAVVEQLDQVTSTYRTERNA; from the coding sequence ATGAGCATTCAAACAGAAATTTATCAACAAATTGTAGCTGCTAATCCGATTATTATTCACCGCCATCAACGGCCTGATCCGGATGCAATTGGGTCTCAAATGGGACTGGCCGCAATTATCAAAGCTAGTTTCCCCGACAAGCAAGTTTACTGCGTTGGAAAGCAGTATGCGGGTTTTAAGGACCTTGGAACCACCGATGAAATTAGTGATGAGACTTACCACGATGCTTTGGTAGTCGTAGTGGATACCGCCAACCAACCACGGGTAGATGACCAACGGTTTGCAACCGGAAAAAAATTGATTAAAATTGATCACCATCCAAACGATGACCAATTCGGCGATTTAATGTGGGTCAATGACGAGGCCTCTAGTGTTTCCGAAATGATTTATGATTGGTATGATGCCAACCCAGCTTTAAAGTTGCCTGATCATGCTGCAGAAGCACTATATACCGGCATCGTGGGTGATACAGGGCGCTTTAAATATCCAGCAACGACGAGTCATACCTTCTGGGTGGCTAGTCAGTTAGCACAGCGTGATTTTTCAACCACCGCGGTAGCCCAAAAAGAAGACGAAATTGACGTGCCGTTGGCGCACCTCGCTGCGTATGTATATCAAAACTTACAAATCACAGAGTCAGGGGCAGCTTATGTGTGTCTGACAAACGAAATTATTGCCCAAATGGACCTCGGAGATGATAGTACCTCAGCGGTGGTGCCGTTGCCAGGGAATATTGACCAAGTAGTGGCCTGGGCGATTTTTGTCCAACAAAAGGATGGTAGTTATCGGATTCGATTACGGTCTAAAGGTCCATCCATTAATGAACTGGCCAAACAGCACCATGGGGGTGGGCATCCCTTAGCTAGTGGAGCTACGGCCGTCGATGAAACTGAAATTAAAGCGGTGGTAGAACAATTAGACCAAGTAACTTCGACCTATCGCACAGAAAGGAACGCTTAA
- the dinB gene encoding DNA polymerase IV — MDEQAELRHLVHRRILHVDMDAFFASIEEREHPELVQVPLVIARDPRQTGGHGVVTTANYRARQFGIHSAMPASQALERCPDAVFKAPDFPLFRMVSDQIHTIFHEYTDKIETVALDEAYLDVTTNKQHLDDPVLLAHWLQSEIWEKTRLTCSTGLSYSKFLAKEASDYRKPAGVTVINAEDAHDFLMALPIAKYRGVGKKTLPKMEALGIKTGADLYRFSELALMKEFGKFGYFLYRRVRGIDERPVEYQRERKSIGKERTYNPLLHERAEVQAQLQKLAELVVTALQEHQKHGKTIVLKIRYADFTTITKRRTEPDFIPLDAATVAERALAIFDELPPASSGIRLVGITITNLFELNFQTINLPLKIR, encoded by the coding sequence GTGGATGAGCAAGCAGAACTACGCCACTTAGTTCATCGTCGCATTCTTCACGTTGATATGGATGCTTTTTTTGCTTCCATTGAAGAGCGAGAACATCCGGAATTAGTACAGGTTCCCCTGGTCATTGCACGTGATCCACGCCAAACCGGTGGCCATGGAGTGGTAACAACCGCTAACTATCGGGCCCGCCAGTTTGGTATTCATTCAGCAATGCCAGCTAGTCAGGCTTTGGAACGTTGCCCAGATGCGGTGTTTAAAGCTCCAGATTTCCCGTTGTTTCGGATGGTTTCTGATCAGATTCATACGATTTTTCATGAGTATACGGACAAAATCGAGACGGTGGCCCTGGATGAAGCATATTTGGATGTTACCACGAACAAACAGCACCTTGATGATCCGGTGTTATTAGCTCACTGGTTACAAAGTGAGATTTGGGAAAAAACGCGGCTTACTTGTTCAACGGGACTTTCCTACAGTAAATTTTTGGCTAAGGAAGCATCTGATTACCGTAAACCAGCAGGCGTGACGGTCATTAATGCTGAAGATGCCCATGATTTTTTAATGGCCTTACCAATCGCGAAGTACCGAGGCGTGGGGAAAAAGACGTTACCAAAGATGGAAGCGTTAGGAATAAAAACCGGGGCGGATTTATACCGGTTTTCTGAATTAGCATTAATGAAAGAATTTGGTAAGTTTGGTTATTTTTTATACCGCCGGGTTCGTGGCATTGACGAACGTCCGGTCGAGTACCAACGAGAACGAAAGTCAATTGGCAAAGAACGAACCTATAATCCGTTACTTCATGAACGGGCGGAAGTACAGGCCCAGCTACAGAAACTGGCCGAGCTAGTGGTGACGGCATTACAGGAACATCAAAAACACGGCAAGACAATTGTACTCAAAATTCGCTATGCTGATTTTACAACCATTACCAAGCGCAGGACGGAGCCAGATTTTATCCCACTAGATGCAGCAACGGTTGCCGAACGTGCCCTAGCAATTTTTGACGAACTACCACCCGCCAGTTCTGGAATTCGGTTGGTCGGAATTACAATAACCAACCTATTTGAGTTGAACTTTCAAACGATTAATTTGCCCCTGAAAATTAGATAG
- the yajC gene encoding preprotein translocase subunit YajC, producing the protein MGQYAGIIVIIVLFALMYFFMIRPQKQQQQKHQETLKTLKKGDRVVTIGRLHGVIDNIDREKGLVTIDCDGVYLDFDLNAIANVEKAPAATAQPATKAEPAQTDAQPTEQTEQASDDQAEK; encoded by the coding sequence ATGGGACAATATGCTGGAATCATTGTCATCATCGTGTTATTTGCGTTGATGTACTTCTTTATGATTAGACCACAAAAGCAACAGCAACAAAAACACCAAGAAACGTTAAAAACCCTCAAAAAGGGTGACCGCGTGGTTACCATTGGACGCCTTCATGGTGTGATTGACAACATTGATCGGGAAAAGGGCTTAGTTACAATTGATTGTGACGGAGTATACCTGGATTTTGATTTAAATGCGATTGCTAACGTGGAAAAAGCACCAGCTGCTACTGCACAACCAGCCACTAAGGCAGAACCAGCTCAAACTGACGCTCAGCCAACTGAACAAACTGAGCAGGCTAGTGATGATCAAGCAGAGAAATAA
- the ruvB gene encoding Holliday junction branch migration DNA helicase RuvB: MDKRIITQDADDEDRSFEQTLRPQTFAQYIGQPAIKQSLQVYIKAAKQREESLDHVLLFGPPGLGKTTMATVIANEMGVHIKTTSGPAIEKSGDLAALLNELEPGDILFIDEIHRLPKAVEEMLYSAMEDFYIDIVVGQGPTAHPVHFALPPFTLIGATTRAGLLDAPFRNRFGIVEHMNYYQTDELEEIVQRSAQIFQTKIQTAGAHEIALRSRGTPRIANRLLKRVRDFAQVLGKDEIDVASVDQALTALGVDSEGLDRTDRKLLATMIDYYNGGPVGLNTLAANVGEETETIAEMCEPYLLQSGYLKRTARGRMATPAAYEHLGKPNPHDETKP; this comes from the coding sequence GTGGACAAACGGATTATTACCCAAGATGCTGATGACGAAGACCGGTCCTTTGAACAAACACTACGTCCCCAGACTTTTGCTCAGTACATTGGGCAACCAGCAATTAAACAATCGCTCCAGGTGTACATTAAAGCGGCTAAGCAACGAGAAGAATCACTCGACCATGTTTTGCTGTTTGGACCGCCGGGATTAGGGAAAACGACTATGGCAACCGTGATTGCCAATGAAATGGGGGTTCACATTAAAACCACCAGTGGTCCGGCAATTGAAAAGAGCGGGGATTTAGCCGCGTTGCTAAATGAATTAGAACCTGGTGACATTTTATTCATTGATGAAATTCATCGGTTACCAAAAGCAGTGGAAGAGATGCTGTATTCAGCTATGGAAGACTTTTACATTGATATCGTGGTGGGTCAAGGACCAACGGCTCACCCGGTGCACTTTGCCTTGCCACCCTTTACGTTGATTGGAGCCACGACCCGAGCCGGCTTGTTAGACGCGCCCTTTCGGAATCGCTTTGGAATCGTCGAACACATGAATTACTACCAAACGGATGAATTAGAAGAAATCGTGCAGCGGTCGGCACAAATTTTTCAGACCAAAATTCAAACGGCTGGGGCCCATGAAATTGCCCTGCGTTCTCGGGGCACTCCCAGAATCGCTAACCGATTATTGAAGCGGGTTCGTGATTTTGCACAAGTACTTGGGAAAGATGAGATTGACGTTGCCAGTGTTGATCAGGCTTTAACCGCACTGGGCGTTGACAGTGAAGGACTGGATCGGACCGATCGAAAGCTGCTAGCAACCATGATTGATTATTACAATGGGGGTCCCGTTGGCTTGAACACCCTTGCCGCCAACGTAGGGGAAGAAACGGAAACCATTGCGGAAATGTGTGAGCCATATCTACTCCAAAGTGGTTACTTAAAACGAACTGCTCGGGGACGGATGGCGACTCCAGCTGCATACGAGCATCTGGGCAAACCTAATCCTCATGATGAAACCAAACCCTAG
- the ruvA gene encoding Holliday junction branch migration protein RuvA → MFEYLNGIVTSVTPQAIVVDVNGVGYLVYVANPYHFEQAEPTPQKIYVHQNVTDSSQTLYGFLTAEDKQLFEQLLNVSGIGAKSALAIMAGNDNQGLITAIQTEDVQFLTKFPGIGKKTARQIILDLQDKLQKQPLAPVTVSSQSDDHVQSNVQLADALSALQALGFKEKEVDKIGQQLAQVDEGLTTDQYLSRGLKLLTK, encoded by the coding sequence GTGTTTGAGTATTTAAATGGAATTGTAACGAGTGTTACGCCACAAGCAATTGTGGTGGATGTTAATGGTGTTGGTTATTTAGTGTACGTTGCAAATCCCTATCATTTTGAGCAAGCGGAACCAACGCCGCAAAAAATTTACGTTCATCAAAACGTCACGGATTCCAGTCAAACGCTCTATGGTTTTTTAACTGCGGAAGATAAGCAATTATTTGAACAACTGCTCAATGTGTCTGGAATTGGAGCTAAAAGCGCACTGGCCATCATGGCCGGAAACGATAACCAGGGTTTGATTACGGCCATTCAGACGGAAGATGTCCAATTTTTAACTAAATTTCCGGGGATTGGCAAGAAAACCGCTCGTCAGATTATTTTGGATTTGCAAGATAAACTGCAAAAGCAACCGCTTGCGCCTGTTACTGTTTCGAGCCAGTCAGATGATCACGTTCAATCCAATGTCCAGCTTGCGGATGCATTGAGTGCGCTACAAGCACTGGGATTTAAGGAAAAAGAGGTCGATAAAATTGGCCAGCAGTTAGCACAAGTTGATGAGGGCTTAACCACCGATCAATATTTGAGCCGTGGATTAAAATTACTAACGAAGTAA
- the mutL gene encoding DNA mismatch repair endonuclease MutL, with translation MATIHELPTILADQIAAGEVIERPASVVKELVENAIDAHSTRIDIGVQRGGLDRVRVTDNGDGIAPDQVQLAFQRFATSKIKDQADLFRVKSLGFRGEALPSIASVAQVVMKTSDGVHPGTEMQMKGGKVQAQLPAAIRRGTTIEVTDLFFNTPKRRDYLKSSSTELSKITEMVNHLALSHPEIAFSLTHDGKELLRTSGRDNLQQVIAGIYNNQSMKKMIPITAQTDQFQLEGYTSLPELTRASRKYLSVIVNGRFVQDTELNRAIISGYGSKLMVGRYPVSVIRITMDPSQMDVNVHPTKQSVRLLNRDELSQFIEQTIYQTLAQQNLIPEALDNQHFKTGVARHNSVEVALNLQNDEQLEVTKTTPTDDQSASEQLFESTNEQRDPILVKTKADLQQPMVQAFQRRYQQERLPDDPLQLETKTRPVENSAAVTATKPTPRFPELRFVGQVHGTYLVAESELGLYIVDQHAAQERINYEQLRMAVGEVSNDQQKMLVPLVLDYPASDALVIKQHLADFAAIGVDLEPFGSNSFIVRQHPAWFQPGTEEATLRELIDWGIQHRKLSVTAYREQAAIMMSCKQAIKANHHLDHKQAQALLDQLQKCENPFNCPHGRPVLVNFSPTDLESMFKRIQDPHEAERWEF, from the coding sequence GTGGCAACCATTCACGAATTACCAACCATTTTAGCCGATCAGATTGCGGCTGGTGAGGTAATTGAACGACCAGCATCAGTCGTCAAGGAATTGGTAGAAAATGCAATCGACGCCCACAGTACTCGAATTGACATTGGCGTACAACGCGGGGGATTAGACCGCGTGCGTGTGACTGATAACGGAGATGGAATTGCTCCCGATCAAGTTCAGTTGGCATTTCAGCGGTTTGCGACCAGTAAAATTAAGGATCAGGCGGATCTATTTCGGGTAAAGTCCCTTGGGTTTCGGGGCGAAGCGCTACCGAGCATTGCCTCGGTGGCTCAAGTGGTGATGAAAACCTCCGACGGGGTTCATCCGGGAACCGAAATGCAGATGAAGGGTGGAAAAGTACAGGCTCAACTGCCAGCTGCGATTCGGCGTGGAACCACGATTGAAGTCACTGACCTCTTTTTTAATACCCCTAAGCGGCGGGACTATCTGAAATCAAGTAGTACCGAGTTAAGTAAGATTACTGAAATGGTGAACCACCTGGCGTTAAGCCATCCAGAAATTGCTTTTAGTTTGACGCACGATGGCAAAGAGCTATTGCGAACGTCTGGACGTGATAATTTGCAGCAGGTGATTGCAGGAATTTATAATAATCAGAGCATGAAGAAGATGATTCCGATTACAGCGCAGACCGATCAGTTTCAATTAGAGGGCTATACTAGTCTGCCAGAATTAACCCGGGCGAGTCGGAAATACCTCTCTGTGATTGTAAACGGTCGGTTTGTGCAGGATACAGAACTAAACCGTGCTATCATTTCTGGATACGGTTCGAAGTTAATGGTCGGACGCTACCCGGTAAGCGTAATTCGGATTACAATGGATCCGAGTCAAATGGATGTCAACGTGCATCCGACCAAGCAATCCGTCCGGTTGTTAAACCGTGATGAATTAAGTCAGTTCATCGAACAAACGATTTATCAAACGCTGGCACAACAAAATTTAATTCCAGAAGCGCTGGATAATCAGCACTTTAAAACTGGAGTAGCCCGGCATAATTCAGTTGAGGTGGCCTTAAACTTGCAAAACGATGAGCAACTAGAAGTTACCAAAACAACGCCGACTGATGATCAATCAGCTTCAGAGCAACTGTTTGAATCTACTAATGAGCAGCGGGATCCAATCCTAGTCAAAACGAAAGCAGATTTGCAACAACCAATGGTACAAGCGTTTCAACGTCGTTATCAGCAAGAACGGTTGCCAGATGATCCGCTACAACTTGAAACAAAGACTAGGCCGGTAGAGAATTCAGCGGCGGTAACGGCAACAAAACCCACACCACGGTTTCCTGAACTACGCTTTGTCGGGCAGGTGCACGGAACGTATTTGGTGGCAGAAAGTGAGTTAGGACTCTACATTGTAGATCAACATGCTGCTCAGGAGCGAATTAATTACGAGCAGTTACGGATGGCGGTGGGCGAAGTTAGCAACGACCAACAAAAAATGCTGGTCCCGTTAGTATTAGATTATCCTGCTAGTGATGCGTTAGTAATTAAGCAGCATTTAGCTGATTTTGCTGCAATTGGAGTTGACTTGGAGCCCTTTGGATCGAATAGTTTTATTGTGCGGCAGCATCCAGCCTGGTTCCAGCCCGGAACAGAGGAGGCTACGCTACGAGAATTAATTGACTGGGGGATTCAACACCGAAAATTATCAGTAACTGCTTACCGTGAACAAGCAGCGATTATGATGAGTTGTAAGCAGGCCATTAAAGCAAACCATCATTTAGATCACAAACAGGCTCAGGCATTGTTAGATCAGTTGCAAAAGTGTGAAAATCCCTTCAACTGTCCGCATGGACGGCCAGTATTAGTCAACTTTTCACCCACCGATTTAGAGTCGATGTTTAAACGAATTCAGGATCCACATGAAGCAGAACGTTGGGAATTCTAA
- the mutS gene encoding DNA mismatch repair protein MutS has translation MAKTAKTTAMMEQYQKIKDQYPDAFLFYRIGDFYELFNDDAVKGAQLLELTLTARNHNAEYPIPMCGVPHHSAQNYIDTLVDQGYKVAICEQVEDPKLAKGMVKREVVQLVTPGTQTDNHADTAKVNNYLTGIVQDDAKSQLGLAYIELSTGELKACLLDSTTAVLNEVMNLNSKEVVVAADDLSEVTEQLAKLGILVSHAKATPVANERLLANLRSPLLQRAGELLLNYVTETQKRSLAHIQPAVQYQPNSFLRLDHNSQYNLELTKNIRTGKKAGTLLGVLDETKTAMGGRKLKQWLDRPLLQQEQIETRQRLVETLLDHYYERNELREALVQVYDLERLAGRIAFGGVNGRDLMQLAASLAQIPKVKHVLDELETPDFNELYQRLDDLHDVQELIETAIVPEPPISVTEGGVIKSGYNEKLDQYRDAMQNGKKWLADLEAQERDATGINNLKIKYNRVFGYFIEVSKVNLNKLPEDRYERVQTLTNAERFTTPELQEKERIIMEAQEKSQSLEYELFTQVRDQIKQEIPRVQQLASGIASLDVLQSFANVSERHQFVKPTFNQEQRLQIKNGRHPVVETVLGAQEYVPNSIEMDPETQVLLITGPNMSGKSTYMRQLALIVILAQMGCFVPAEAAELPIFDQIFTRIGAADDLISGKSTFMVEMKEANQALQLATENSLILLDELGRGTSTYDGVALAQAIIEYIHNRIHAKTLFSTHYHELTDLDQQLKHLQNIHVGAMEKDGQLVFLHKIMPGPADKSYGINVAKLAGLPDSLLDRAQTVLDHLEAENSQQLTNQVHQTGSVQSEEQTPAAESAATEEQLELLAPLSPQKPARTSKLNATEQQLVKEIKQTDLMGKTPLELMNLVYQWQQKLRKE, from the coding sequence ATGGCAAAGACAGCAAAAACGACTGCGATGATGGAACAGTATCAAAAAATCAAGGATCAATATCCAGATGCTTTTCTGTTTTACCGGATCGGAGATTTTTACGAGCTTTTTAATGATGATGCTGTGAAGGGTGCTCAATTGTTGGAACTAACGCTGACAGCTCGGAATCACAACGCGGAGTATCCGATTCCAATGTGTGGGGTTCCTCATCATTCGGCCCAAAATTACATTGATACTTTGGTGGATCAAGGCTATAAAGTGGCTATTTGTGAACAGGTCGAAGATCCCAAACTCGCTAAGGGAATGGTCAAGCGAGAAGTAGTACAACTAGTGACTCCTGGAACGCAGACTGATAACCACGCGGACACCGCAAAGGTGAATAATTATCTAACTGGAATTGTGCAAGATGACGCTAAGAGCCAATTGGGGTTGGCCTACATTGAGCTTTCAACCGGGGAACTCAAGGCGTGCTTATTGGATAGTACTACGGCAGTTTTAAACGAAGTCATGAACCTCAATTCCAAAGAGGTGGTGGTTGCTGCTGATGATCTTTCTGAGGTGACGGAACAACTTGCTAAACTGGGAATTTTAGTTTCGCATGCAAAAGCGACGCCGGTTGCTAACGAACGGTTATTGGCAAACCTAAGAAGTCCCCTATTACAACGGGCAGGAGAGTTGTTACTAAATTACGTGACGGAGACCCAGAAGCGGAGTTTGGCACACATTCAACCAGCCGTGCAGTATCAACCGAACTCCTTTTTAAGGTTAGATCACAATTCTCAGTACAACCTCGAACTAACCAAAAACATTCGTACCGGCAAAAAAGCTGGGACTCTGTTAGGTGTGTTAGATGAAACTAAAACGGCCATGGGTGGTCGGAAACTCAAACAATGGTTGGATCGGCCGCTGTTACAACAGGAGCAGATTGAAACCCGGCAACGCTTGGTGGAAACGTTGTTAGACCACTACTACGAACGTAATGAACTTAGAGAAGCACTCGTACAGGTTTATGATTTGGAACGATTAGCGGGTCGAATTGCGTTTGGCGGGGTTAACGGCCGTGATTTAATGCAGTTAGCGGCATCTTTAGCACAAATTCCAAAGGTAAAACATGTGTTAGATGAATTAGAGACCCCAGACTTTAACGAGCTGTACCAACGTCTTGATGATCTTCACGATGTCCAAGAACTAATTGAAACGGCAATTGTACCTGAACCCCCGATTTCTGTGACCGAGGGGGGTGTCATCAAATCAGGATATAATGAAAAATTGGATCAGTATCGCGATGCGATGCAAAATGGTAAAAAGTGGTTAGCGGACCTTGAGGCTCAAGAACGGGACGCCACGGGGATCAATAACTTAAAGATTAAGTATAACCGGGTGTTTGGCTACTTTATCGAGGTTTCCAAGGTTAATCTGAATAAGTTGCCTGAGGATCGGTACGAGCGGGTGCAAACTCTAACCAATGCCGAACGGTTTACGACCCCTGAACTCCAAGAAAAAGAACGAATCATCATGGAGGCCCAGGAGAAGTCCCAAAGCCTGGAATACGAACTGTTTACCCAGGTCCGGGATCAAATTAAGCAAGAAATCCCGCGGGTTCAACAGTTGGCTAGTGGCATTGCTAGCCTGGATGTCTTACAAAGTTTTGCCAACGTGAGTGAACGACACCAGTTTGTGAAGCCGACCTTTAACCAGGAACAGCGACTGCAGATTAAAAACGGCCGACATCCGGTAGTTGAGACGGTTTTGGGGGCGCAGGAGTACGTTCCTAACAGTATTGAAATGGATCCAGAGACCCAGGTGCTTTTGATTACGGGACCCAACATGTCAGGAAAGAGTACCTACATGCGTCAGTTAGCGCTGATTGTGATTTTGGCCCAGATGGGATGTTTTGTCCCAGCGGAAGCAGCAGAGCTACCAATCTTTGATCAAATCTTTACTCGGATTGGGGCGGCTGATGATTTGATTTCCGGAAAAAGTACCTTCATGGTGGAAATGAAGGAAGCCAACCAAGCCTTGCAGTTGGCAACTGAGAACAGTTTGATTCTCTTGGATGAATTAGGGCGGGGGACTTCTACTTATGATGGAGTGGCCCTCGCGCAGGCAATTATCGAATATATTCATAATCGGATTCATGCAAAAACCCTCTTTTCCACCCACTATCATGAGTTAACTGATCTAGACCAACAATTAAAACACCTCCAAAATATTCACGTAGGAGCCATGGAAAAGGACGGGCAATTGGTCTTTTTGCATAAGATTATGCCTGGTCCAGCAGACAAGTCCTATGGAATTAACGTGGCCAAACTAGCTGGATTACCAGATAGCTTACTGGATCGAGCCCAAACGGTGTTAGACCACCTAGAGGCCGAAAACAGCCAGCAGTTAACTAACCAGGTTCACCAAACGGGGTCCGTTCAATCAGAAGAACAAACTCCTGCAGCAGAGTCCGCTGCCACAGAAGAGCAGTTGGAACTATTGGCTCCATTATCGCCGCAGAAACCAGCACGAACCAGTAAACTAAACGCAACCGAACAACAACTGGTTAAAGAAATCAAGCAGACTGATTTAATGGGGAAAACACCGCTAGAGCTAATGAACCTTGTTTACCAGTGGCAACAAAAATTAAGAAAGGAATGA
- a CDS encoding TIGR00282 family metallophosphoesterase yields the protein MQFLFLGDVVGEMGMQLVARYLPALKKEFKPQVTIVNGENTTKSGRGITQKLFKDLMKAGADVVTLGNHAWNNQEIFSFIDQTPNLLRPLNYPGQDVPGHGWTQLNVNGTQVAVINLQGRVFMEATDDPFAAIDQLVTELQAANVNVIFVDFHAETTSEKKALGLFLDGRVSAVVGTHTHVQTNDPQVLAHGTGFLTDAGMTGPATGVIGMEYQPVIQKFLTARPNRFAVQTTGAGILSGCVVNVDAHTGRAKKVRTILIDQDHPYQNV from the coding sequence ATGCAGTTTTTATTTTTAGGTGACGTGGTTGGTGAAATGGGAATGCAATTGGTAGCACGATATCTCCCAGCGTTAAAAAAAGAATTTAAGCCCCAGGTAACGATTGTTAATGGGGAAAATACGACTAAAAGTGGGCGAGGAATCACCCAAAAATTATTTAAAGACCTAATGAAGGCTGGGGCAGATGTTGTTACGCTGGGTAATCATGCTTGGAATAATCAGGAGATTTTTTCCTTTATTGACCAAACTCCAAACTTACTCCGTCCGCTCAATTATCCAGGACAAGACGTCCCTGGTCACGGGTGGACCCAATTGAACGTGAATGGAACGCAGGTGGCAGTGATTAATTTACAGGGACGGGTGTTTATGGAAGCAACCGATGATCCATTTGCTGCAATTGATCAGCTGGTGACCGAGTTGCAGGCGGCAAATGTGAACGTAATCTTTGTTGATTTTCATGCCGAAACCACTAGTGAAAAAAAGGCCCTCGGACTCTTTTTAGACGGTCGGGTTTCTGCAGTGGTGGGAACGCATACCCATGTGCAAACTAATGATCCCCAGGTTCTGGCACATGGAACCGGATTCCTGACGGATGCAGGGATGACTGGACCGGCAACCGGTGTGATTGGGATGGAGTACCAACCGGTCATTCAAAAATTTTTGACGGCACGTCCCAATCGATTTGCGGTGCAAACTACAGGAGCCGGGATTCTTTCTGGGTGTGTGGTGAACGTTGATGCACATACCGGCCGGGCCAAAAAAGTGCGCACCATTTTAATTGATCAGGATCATCCGTACCAAAATGTTTAA